From the Paucidesulfovibrio longus DSM 6739 genome, the window GGCGACTTTCGTTCTCTTGCATCTCGATTCCTCCCCGTGGTTGCAGCGGGCTTGAACCCGGCGACCCGCAAAGGGCCGCCGGGGTTGTTTCAGCAGGGTCAGAAGCCTGGCAGGCCGCCAAACCCCCGTGTCGCCCAGTAGACCGCCGTCATTCCGATCAGCACGATGTTGGCGATGAACCACATCGGTATGCCGACCCGCAGGTAGTCCTTGGGCTCCAGATAACCGGAGGCGTACACGATGGCGTTCGGCGGGGTGCCGATGATCAGGCAGTACGCGAAGGACGAGGCGATTGCCGTGGACATGGCCATGAACGGGAGGTACGTCGTGCCGGGATGCACGATGCCCGCCATGTTCAGCGTGATGGGTCCGACTGCGGCCGCTGCCGGGCCGTCCGCCATAAGGTTCGTGAGCACCGCGGTCAGGCCGTTCGACGTGAGCATCAGCGGCAGCCCCTGGTCCATGCCCAAGGGAGCCATGAATTCGACCACGGTCTTGGCCATCCAGTACGCGGCGCCGGTCTTGTCCAGCACGCGGCCGAAGATGATCGCGCCGGCATACAGCCAGACCACGCCCCAATCGACCTTCTCCTGATAGTCGCGCCAGTTGACCACGCCCGCCAGCAGGTAGGCCACCGCACCGGCCACCGCGATGACGCCGATGCCCAGACGCACGGGGTAGATGCCCATCTGGAAGAACGCCTTTTCCGTGAACCAGCCCCAGACCATGACGATGAAGATCACCAGTGCCCAGATCTGATGCTTGTTCCAGCTGCCCATCTTGCCGATCTCGCTCTCCAGGTGCTTCATGGCCGGAGCAAGCGAGGTGATTCTCGGCTTGAAGCGCCAGTTGACCATGACCCAGGTGATGGGGATCATGATCAAGAGGAACGGGAAGCAGTAGGTGACCCACTGGAAGTAGCCGATATCGAATCCGAACATGTCGGTCAGGTAGGTCATCATGATGACGTTGCGGGCGCCGCCGGAAGGAGCGCCGGGACCGCCGATGTTGCAGGCCATGGCGATGGCGATCATCAGCATCTTGGCCAGTTCGGGGTCTTCCTTGATGTCGTCGGTAAGGCTGTTCTGATAGAGCAGCATGCCGATGGGCAGGAACATGGCCGCCAGGGCGTGGTCCGAGATGAACGCGGCCAGGGGCGTGATGATCAGGAAGAAGATCAGCGTGATCCAACGCACGTTGGGCACGGCGAGCTTCTTGAACATCATCAGGCACACGCGCTTGTCCACGCCTGTCTTGACGAATGCCGCCGCGAACATGAGCGAGCCCATGATGAACCAGCAGGCGTCGTCCCAATATAATCCGGCGACTTCACGACGCGAGACCACGCCCGTGAAGACCAGGATCAAACCGATGCAGAAGGCCACGCCCGGCAGGGGCATGCATTCCGTGACGAAACAGAAGACCACGAACACGACCATGGCCATGGCGACCTTGATCTGCCAACTGCCCTTGTCGGCCTTGGCGCGATCCTTCTCCGAGAGCTCGTCGTAGTTCAACCGGTGCATGCGCACGTCGAACGCCGCCTGGAGCGTCGCGCGGTACTGTTCTTCGGTCAGATTCTGATCGACATATTCCATGGCCCGCTTCAGGTTGGCGCCGTCAACGGGGATCTTGTACTGCTTGCACCACTTGGCGTCGCGCTTGAGGAAACGCTTCTTGGAAAGCGCGCCCATGCGCATGTTCTGTTCCATCATCTGGCACGTGGCCAGCTGCCACTGATCCAGATTGGACGGCTTTTCCTGGAACAATTCCTGCGCCAGGAAAGAGACGACCGCTGCGGGGCCGACCTGATACTGCGTGCCGACCTTCTGCATGCTCTTCGGGGTGGGCAGCGCCAGGATGACCGCAAACAGGACCACCGGAATAACCAAGAGCTTCCAGTTGACGTACTTGTCATACCCGGTAGCTTTTCTCTTCGTAGCTTCAGCCATTTCACACCTCTTTCTTAGGTTTGATGCCCCTCGCGGGCCGCGCGGATCGTCAGTTCGCGATGATGCGGCCTATTTCGAAGAACATCTCCTGCTCCCGGACCACGCCGACGACCTTGCCGCCGCGGGCCACGGCCAGACGCCGGGCGCGCTGCGAGAACATGGTCTCGGCGATTTCCATGAGGTTCGCGGTCGCGTCGATCACGGGCGGGCAGTCGGACATGATGTCCGCAACCTTCTTGTCCGCGATTTCCTGGATCCGCGAGGTGAAGAGCCCCTGCCAGAACATGGTCGAATACTGCAGGCTGTCCGCCATGGACGGCTTGGGCACGCTCAGGTAGGCGGGCCGCGCAGCCGCGATCAGATCCATGGGGCTGAGGATGCCCGTGAGGTCGCCGGTCTTGTCGAAAACAAGGATGGAGCGGTGGCCGGTGTCCATAAGTCGGTCGGTGGACACGAGCTGCGTTCCGAGTTCCTTGAGCTTGACGATGGCCGAACGCACGGTTTCGTCCTCGGTGATGGTGGCGTAGTTGGTCAGCGGAATCATGATTTCCTCCGCCAACCGCTCTCGGTAGGGTTCCTGCTTGGCCGCGGCCACCGCGTCCCGGATCTTCGCCGAGAGCAGGTCCACGTCGCAGGGCTTGTTCAGGTAATCCGTCGCGCCGGAGTCGAGAGCCTCCTTGGCGCTGGGAAGCGCGCCGTGTCCCGTGAGCATGATCACGGGAACGTCGGCATCGATTTCCTTGATCTTTTTCAAGGTTTCGTGCCCGTCCATCCCTTCCATCTTCACGTCGAGGATGACCACGTCGGGCTTTTCGCTCATCTTGACCAGGGCTTCCTCGCCGCTGGCCGCCATGACGGTCTCGTACCCCTTGCGTTCCAGAATCTTGGCCGTGGTGGTGCGAAAACGTTCCTCGTCATCAACCATCAATACTTTTATATTGATTGACATCAGTACCTCCTTTTGGGCGTCAATCACCTCTGACGACATTCCGACTCCTGGCTAAGTGTATTTTTTCCTCGAGCTTCTTCCTCCTTTCAAACGCCTCTTCCGACTTGCTCAACAGGCTCTTCATGCTCACAGGCTTGATCAGATAGTCTGCCGCGCCGAGCTGGATGCCTTCCACCGCGGATTCCAGGGCGGCGTGCCCCGTAAGCATGATCACTTCAATCATGGGGTCTATTTTCTTGATTTCCGTCAGCACCTTGAGTCCGCCCATTCCCGGCATCTTGATGTCGAGAAAGACGACGTGCACCGTTTCGGACTCCAGAAGCCGAAGCGCTTCCTCGCCGCTGGACGCGGTGAGCACGTCGATGCCGATCTTGGAGAACAGCTTTTTGGTCGTGTAGAGGAGACGTTCCTCGTCATCCACAATCATGATTCTCATAGCGACTCTTGTTGTTGCTGCCTTTGGGCTGACGCCTCTGCCGGGGATCACCCTTTGCCGCTCGCCTTTCGCAATTCTCGCAAACCCGCACGGCGACCGCCTCGATGCACAGAGACAAAGCAAGCCATGTGCCATGATTTTTCTTATACATTTTAAGTGTTTATTCGCGCAATCGTGCAAAAACGCCATGCCCGACATACAGGCCGATCGTGCGGACGGTTTTCGCAGCTCTCGTGCAGGCGGGAGAGTGGGCGCAAAAAAGCCCGCCGGAACGCGACTGGTTCCGACGGGCCGGGAGGGGGCCGAATACTGCAAAAAACGTTATTTCGTTGGCCTGGGCAGACGTACCGTAAAGGTCGTTCCGACGCCCTTGGTGCTCCGCACGTCCATCTGCCCGCCCATGCGGTCCACGATGCCGTGGCAGACCGAAAGCCCCAGCCCGGTGCCCTTGCCCACGGGCTTGGTCGTGAAGAACGGGGTAAAGATGCGTTCCATGTTTTCCGGGTTGATGCCGGAGCCGTTGTCCCGAACGTCGATGCCGACCATGCCGTCCTCGCCGAGACTGCAAGACACGGTCACCAATCCGCCGCCTTCCGGATGCCGCTCCTCCACGGCGTGCAGGGCGTTGTTCAGCAGATTGAGCAACACCTGCTGCACCTGGCCGGGATCGGCCCGAACGAAAAGAGGACGATCCAGCGGCTCCAGTTCGAGGCGGATTCCGTTTACCGCGGCTTTTTCCTCGATCATGCCCACGATTTCCGGCAGGAAGGAACGGACGTCCATATCCTGCACCACGGATTCCCCCTGGCGGCCGAACTTGAGGATCGCTTGCGTGATCTTTGCGCAACGGCTGATCTGAATGCGCAATTGCTCCAAGGAGGTGCGCAATTCTTTGCTCTCCTCGCCCTCTTTGAGGTCATTCTTTTCGACCATGTCGTTCATGACCATTTCCATATAGGAAAGATCGCTCTTCATGACCTGCAAAGGGTTGTTGATTTCATGGGCGATGCCCGTGGTCATCTCTCCCAATTCCGCAAGCCGTGCCGCTCGGTAGAGATGATTGCGAAGGGTTTCCTTCTCGAGGAATACGCGACTGAGCGCGTGCTCGATGTGGGTGCTGAGCATGAAGGCGAGCGCGGCGATGAGCAGGCCGCCGAACAACAGGATGGCCGCGATCCAGCTCGCCGCCTCCTGAAGCCCGGCAAAGGCGTCGTCCTTCTCCTGTCGGACCACGAGCAGCCATTTGCCGTCGTTGATCCAGGATGTGCAATACAGATATTCCTTGCCGTCGGCATCTTCGGCCGCATAGACGTGCACCGCCCGCTTCGGCAGCGCTCCCAGCTTCGGCAGGTCGGATTGGGACAAAAGCGGGGCCTTGGAACGCGGCTCGGTCTGATAGCGGCCCTCCGCGTCGAGCACCCAGGCCTCGCCCGTGACGCCCAAACGGATGCCCTCCACCAAACCGCTGAAGCGATGCGGATCCATCGTGGCCCGCAACACGATCCGTCCTGCGGCCTCCTGGCGCGAAATTGCAATGACGAAATGCGGCTCGTTGCGATATCCCAGGAAAACGTCGCTGACGTGGTATCCTTTTTCCAGGGTGGCCGTGTACCAGGGAGCCTTGGAATAATCCTTGCCCAACAGGTCGTACGGTCCGGCATACGCCTGCTGCACGCCGTTCGGCGCGATAAAGCCGAGATCGACGAAGGCGGGACAGCTCCGGCGCAGATGCCGCAAGCGGTTTTCCAGGTCGGACTGGTTTTCGAGTCCACGCCCTCCATCGGTATCGAGCAGCATTTCAAGATCGGCCCGACGTTCTTCGAGATAGGAGTCGATCATGCGGCCATGATCCTCGACGATGCGGCGCATGGCTCCCACGGTGGAACTCTTGACCGAATTGACGAAGGCGGCCTGCCCGACCAGCAACACGAACAGAAACGGCACCACCGGGGCGATGACCATCACCGCCAGCAGCCGCTTGCGGATTCCGCGAAACGGATTGCCCTCCCCCGTGGAGTCCTGCCCCCCTTTTCGTTGATCCTTTCCTTTGTCCTTGACCATGGCTTCCGTCCTTTCCTGGTCCGCCGCCGCAATCGCGGCGCATGCGGCTTTTTACCGATGCTGCCCAGCTTCCGCCCCATCGGCAAAGGCTTTCCGCTTCCGCACGAAATTCCGCGCAACAATCGCCATTTCCGCAAAAGAAATATAGCAACGGCCATGCCATTGCGTTTAATCATTGACGCCCTATTGCCGGATAGCTAATGCGATTCGGTATGTCCTTTCATAATGGCTTCCTAATGCTCTTTTTGGCGTGACCGCCGCAGGCTTGCGAGACACTTCCCGGAGGCAGAGACTGATGTTCAGGAACGCGGACCCCGACGCCCCCCGACGAGAACGCTCCTTTGTCCGATTCTTCCACTCGCTGGACCTCAAAGCCAAACTGATGGTCACGGTGATTCCCTGCCTGGTGATCATCCTGATGACCACCGGCTACGTAACCTACCGACTTTCAACAGACTATATGGATATCGCCCTGGAGCGCAACGTGCGCATCCGGGATCTGGCCCAGGCCAACGCCGTGGAACGCTTTCTGGACCAGTGCCGCCGCGACCTGCTCATGGCCTCGCGCCAGCCCCTGGACGAGGCGGCCATGCTCAAGACGCTCGAAGACCTGAGAGAATCCGGCGGCATCCAATATTCCGAATTCGCGTATCTTTCCCCGGATGGAGACGACCATATCCTGCTCGTGGTCAATGACGGACGGACATACAGCGTGCCCGGATCGAGCATCAACCACATCCGGCCCAACCCGTTGCTGCATCTCGACCGGCTGCCCCGGCTTTCCCCCGGGGAAGTCCATCCCTCGGACATTCTGGACATGGAGTATCCCTTCCCCACGGAGCAGAACGCCAATCACCGCATCGCGGAAAAGATCATCCGTTTCGTGACCCCCTACACCGCGCCCGGCAAGACCGCTCCGGGCTTCCTTTCCCTGGCCGTGCGCGCCTCGGAGCTGCGGAACATCCTATCGCTCTACAACTCCCGCCAATCCCCGCTCTGGGGATATCCCCGGTCCGACGAGGTGCGCTTCAGCTTCCTCTTCGACAACCAGGGCTGGATTCTCTTCCAGTCCGGCGACATGGACCATCCCGAAGCCGATTTGACCACGTTCCTGGCCCGCTCCGGCTACAAGGGCACGCTGGGCCGGCCCGACCTGGCCTGCGCCTTCCGGCCGAGCACCGCCCATGGCGACTATTGGGAAATGGTCGCCGAGGGCGCGGAAGGCCGCGCGGGCATCGCCAAGCTGCGCGACGACGGGCACAACTCGGCAAAAGTCGCCAACTATTATCTTTCCTGGGCTCCGGTGAGATTCAAGCTTTCCCCGGACGCCCCTCCCATCGTCTATGCCGGTGCCGCCTACGTGGACCGGAGCCAGCTCGCCGTGACCGCGGGATACAAATATCTCGACGTCATGCTCGTCATCACCCTGGGCAGCATCCTGCTGCTTTCCCTGCTCGTCTATGCCATGAGCCGACTGGCCATGGGCCCCATCTTCCGGCTGACCCGCGCGGTTTCCGGAATGCAGGCCACAGGCAGGCTCCAGCGCCTTGAACTTCCCAAATCCGGCTACGAGACCGCGCGCCTCCAGGCCGCCATCAACGGCATGATCGACCGCATGCGCGACCAGATGGAGCAGATCCGGCAAAAGGACGAGACCATCGAGCACGTCAACCTCAAGGAACGCGCCCGGCTGGAAGGCGATCTCGCCATGCTGGAGGAAGTGCTGCAAGGAGACATGCCCGAAATCGTTGGAGTCGGACCGCGCATGGCCCTGTTCAAGGGCGACATCGCCAAGGCCGCGCAGGTGGACGTGGACGTGCTGATCATGGGCGAGACGGGCACGGGCAAGCAGCTCGTGGCCGAGGCCATACACAGCCACAGCAGGCGCGCGGACGCCACCTTCATCTCGCTGAACTGCGGCGCGCTCGACGAGAACCTGCTCCTCGACGCCCTTTTCGGCCATGTGAAAGGCGCGTTCAGCGAGGCCAAGTCCGACCGCAAAGGAGCCTTTCTGGAAGCCGACGGCGGCACGCTCTTCCTGGACGAAATCCAGTCCGCGTCCGCCAAGGTCCAGCAGGCCCTGCTCCGGGCCATCGCCATGCGCAAGATCAAGCCGCTGGGACAGGATACGGAAATCGACGTGAACGTGCGCCTGATCTGCGCCACCAACGCCGATCTCAATGAAATGATCGAGGAAGGACTGTTCCGCGAAGATCTGTACTATCGCCTCAAAGTCCTGGCCATTCAGACACCGGCCCTGCGCGAACACCCGGAGAGCATCCCCGCCTTGGCGCTGCACTACCTGCGGCAGGCCGAGCAGCTCGTGAACCGCGAGGGACTGAGCCTGAGCAAGGGCGCGCTGCGCAAGATGACGGGCTATCACTGGCCCGGAAACATCCGCGAGCTGATCAACAGCATCACCCGCGCCGCGGTCATGGCAGAGTCCGATGTGATCCAGGCGGACGAGATCCGGCTGGAAATCGAGGGCTTGAGCTACGTCTCCCCTCTGGATCAGAGCGTGTCCAAAGATGCGCTTCCTTCCACGGGCGAGGAGCCGATGCTTGCCGAGGAGGATCGCGAGACGCCCGACGAGCCGGACTACGCCGCAGCCGAGCCCAAACACAGGGAGCCGGCCGGACGCTCTGCGCCAGCGGAACAGGAAAGAAGCGGAACGCCCCAGTCG encodes:
- a CDS encoding SLC13 family permease — its product is MAEATKRKATGYDKYVNWKLLVIPVVLFAVILALPTPKSMQKVGTQYQVGPAAVVSFLAQELFQEKPSNLDQWQLATCQMMEQNMRMGALSKKRFLKRDAKWCKQYKIPVDGANLKRAMEYVDQNLTEEQYRATLQAAFDVRMHRLNYDELSEKDRAKADKGSWQIKVAMAMVVFVVFCFVTECMPLPGVAFCIGLILVFTGVVSRREVAGLYWDDACWFIMGSLMFAAAFVKTGVDKRVCLMMFKKLAVPNVRWITLIFFLIITPLAAFISDHALAAMFLPIGMLLYQNSLTDDIKEDPELAKMLMIAIAMACNIGGPGAPSGGARNVIMMTYLTDMFGFDIGYFQWVTYCFPFLLIMIPITWVMVNWRFKPRITSLAPAMKHLESEIGKMGSWNKHQIWALVIFIVMVWGWFTEKAFFQMGIYPVRLGIGVIAVAGAVAYLLAGVVNWRDYQEKVDWGVVWLYAGAIIFGRVLDKTGAAYWMAKTVVEFMAPLGMDQGLPLMLTSNGLTAVLTNLMADGPAAAAVGPITLNMAGIVHPGTTYLPFMAMSTAIASSFAYCLIIGTPPNAIVYASGYLEPKDYLRVGIPMWFIANIVLIGMTAVYWATRGFGGLPGF
- a CDS encoding sensor histidine kinase, yielding MVKDKGKDQRKGGQDSTGEGNPFRGIRKRLLAVMVIAPVVPFLFVLLVGQAAFVNSVKSSTVGAMRRIVEDHGRMIDSYLEERRADLEMLLDTDGGRGLENQSDLENRLRHLRRSCPAFVDLGFIAPNGVQQAYAGPYDLLGKDYSKAPWYTATLEKGYHVSDVFLGYRNEPHFVIAISRQEAAGRIVLRATMDPHRFSGLVEGIRLGVTGEAWVLDAEGRYQTEPRSKAPLLSQSDLPKLGALPKRAVHVYAAEDADGKEYLYCTSWINDGKWLLVVRQEKDDAFAGLQEAASWIAAILLFGGLLIAALAFMLSTHIEHALSRVFLEKETLRNHLYRAARLAELGEMTTGIAHEINNPLQVMKSDLSYMEMVMNDMVEKNDLKEGEESKELRTSLEQLRIQISRCAKITQAILKFGRQGESVVQDMDVRSFLPEIVGMIEEKAAVNGIRLELEPLDRPLFVRADPGQVQQVLLNLLNNALHAVEERHPEGGGLVTVSCSLGEDGMVGIDVRDNGSGINPENMERIFTPFFTTKPVGKGTGLGLSVCHGIVDRMGGQMDVRSTKGVGTTFTVRLPRPTK
- a CDS encoding response regulator, which codes for MRIMIVDDEERLLYTTKKLFSKIGIDVLTASSGEEALRLLESETVHVVFLDIKMPGMGGLKVLTEIKKIDPMIEVIMLTGHAALESAVEGIQLGAADYLIKPVSMKSLLSKSEEAFERRKKLEEKIHLARSRNVVRGD
- a CDS encoding sigma 54-interacting transcriptional regulator, with the protein product MFRNADPDAPRRERSFVRFFHSLDLKAKLMVTVIPCLVIILMTTGYVTYRLSTDYMDIALERNVRIRDLAQANAVERFLDQCRRDLLMASRQPLDEAAMLKTLEDLRESGGIQYSEFAYLSPDGDDHILLVVNDGRTYSVPGSSINHIRPNPLLHLDRLPRLSPGEVHPSDILDMEYPFPTEQNANHRIAEKIIRFVTPYTAPGKTAPGFLSLAVRASELRNILSLYNSRQSPLWGYPRSDEVRFSFLFDNQGWILFQSGDMDHPEADLTTFLARSGYKGTLGRPDLACAFRPSTAHGDYWEMVAEGAEGRAGIAKLRDDGHNSAKVANYYLSWAPVRFKLSPDAPPIVYAGAAYVDRSQLAVTAGYKYLDVMLVITLGSILLLSLLVYAMSRLAMGPIFRLTRAVSGMQATGRLQRLELPKSGYETARLQAAINGMIDRMRDQMEQIRQKDETIEHVNLKERARLEGDLAMLEEVLQGDMPEIVGVGPRMALFKGDIAKAAQVDVDVLIMGETGTGKQLVAEAIHSHSRRADATFISLNCGALDENLLLDALFGHVKGAFSEAKSDRKGAFLEADGGTLFLDEIQSASAKVQQALLRAIAMRKIKPLGQDTEIDVNVRLICATNADLNEMIEEGLFREDLYYRLKVLAIQTPALREHPESIPALALHYLRQAEQLVNREGLSLSKGALRKMTGYHWPGNIRELINSITRAAVMAESDVIQADEIRLEIEGLSYVSPLDQSVSKDALPSTGEEPMLAEEDRETPDEPDYAAAEPKHREPAGRSAPAEQERSGTPQSQPELNRRQRRALPLIRKRGTITRGDYQDIVGGKLASRTAIYDLQDLVKKGVLIKEGRGPATKYVINPKARLLAG
- a CDS encoding CBS domain-containing protein, which gives rise to MSINIKVLMVDDEERFRTTTAKILERKGYETVMAASGEEALVKMSEKPDVVILDVKMEGMDGHETLKKIKEIDADVPVIMLTGHGALPSAKEALDSGATDYLNKPCDVDLLSAKIRDAVAAAKQEPYRERLAEEIMIPLTNYATITEDETVRSAIVKLKELGTQLVSTDRLMDTGHRSILVFDKTGDLTGILSPMDLIAAARPAYLSVPKPSMADSLQYSTMFWQGLFTSRIQEIADKKVADIMSDCPPVIDATANLMEIAETMFSQRARRLAVARGGKVVGVVREQEMFFEIGRIIAN